In one Niallia taxi genomic region, the following are encoded:
- the tkt gene encoding transketolase, giving the protein MTETIDNLSISSIRTLAIDSIEKANSGHPGMPMGAAPMAYKLWTSFMNHNPKNPTWFNRDRFVLSAGHGSALLYSLLHLSGYDLSIEDLKQFRQWGSKTPGHPEYKHTAGVDATTGPLGQGIAMAVGMALAERHLAATYNRDSYQVVDHFTYGICGDGDLMEGVSAEAASLAAHLKLGRLVVLYDSNDISLDGDLDKSFSESVEQRFKSYGWQYLRVEDGNDLQALTSALEEAKSDENHPTLIEVKTVIGYGSPNKSGKSASHGAPLGADEIKLTKEAYKWTFEEDFYVPEEVYEHFKATIADNGAKKEQEWTDLLAQYENEYPELAKQFKLAISDELPEGWDKDIPVYEEGKSLASRASSGEVLNGIAKNLPSFIGGSADLAGSNNTMIKGEKDFTPENYEGRNIWFGVREFAMGAAMNGIALHGGLRIFGGTFFVFSDYLKPAIRLAAIMGLPVTYVFTHDSIAVGEDGPTHEPVEQLAGLRAMPNLSVIRPADGNETAAAWKLSLESTDKPTALVLTRQNLPTIKGTDTNAYEGVSKGAYVISPASKETPDALLLAAGSEVGLAVEAQKALETEGISVSVVSMPSWDRFEQQSAEYKNSVIPKSVKKRLALEMGSSLGWHRYAGDEGEVLGIDTFGASAPGNKILEEYGFTVSNVVARLKAVLDNN; this is encoded by the coding sequence ATGACAGAAACAATTGATAACTTATCTATTAGTTCAATTCGCACATTAGCGATTGATAGTATCGAAAAAGCTAATTCCGGCCATCCAGGAATGCCAATGGGGGCAGCTCCGATGGCATATAAATTATGGACTTCTTTCATGAACCATAATCCAAAAAATCCAACTTGGTTTAACCGCGATCGTTTTGTTCTTTCTGCAGGACACGGTTCTGCATTGCTATACAGCTTGCTGCATTTATCCGGTTATGATTTATCAATCGAAGACTTGAAGCAATTCCGTCAATGGGGAAGTAAAACACCTGGCCATCCTGAGTACAAGCATACAGCTGGTGTTGATGCAACGACTGGACCACTTGGTCAAGGTATCGCTATGGCTGTTGGTATGGCATTGGCTGAAAGACATTTGGCAGCTACTTATAACAGAGACTCTTATCAAGTTGTAGACCACTTTACATACGGCATTTGCGGTGATGGCGATTTAATGGAAGGTGTTTCTGCAGAAGCAGCTTCTCTAGCAGCACACTTAAAGTTAGGCAGATTAGTTGTTCTTTATGATTCTAATGATATCTCATTAGACGGAGATTTGGACAAGTCCTTCTCTGAAAGTGTTGAGCAACGCTTTAAGTCATACGGATGGCAATACTTGCGTGTAGAAGATGGAAACGATCTGCAAGCATTGACTTCTGCTTTAGAGGAAGCAAAATCAGACGAAAACCATCCAACACTTATTGAAGTAAAAACAGTGATCGGATACGGTTCACCAAACAAATCGGGTAAATCTGCTTCACATGGTGCTCCACTTGGTGCAGATGAAATCAAACTTACGAAAGAAGCATACAAATGGACTTTCGAAGAAGATTTCTATGTTCCTGAAGAGGTTTATGAGCATTTCAAAGCAACAATTGCTGATAATGGAGCCAAGAAAGAACAAGAATGGACAGATCTTCTTGCACAGTATGAAAACGAATACCCTGAACTGGCTAAGCAATTCAAGCTTGCAATTTCAGACGAGCTGCCAGAAGGCTGGGATAAAGATATTCCTGTTTATGAAGAAGGCAAAAGCCTTGCAAGCCGTGCATCTTCTGGTGAAGTGCTAAACGGTATCGCTAAAAACCTTCCTTCATTCATTGGCGGTTCTGCTGACTTGGCAGGAAGCAACAACACAATGATTAAAGGTGAGAAAGACTTTACTCCTGAAAATTATGAAGGCAGAAACATCTGGTTCGGTGTAAGGGAATTCGCAATGGGTGCTGCAATGAACGGTATTGCGCTACATGGCGGTTTAAGAATATTTGGAGGAACGTTCTTCGTATTCTCTGATTACCTGAAACCAGCAATCAGACTTGCAGCAATTATGGGATTGCCTGTAACTTATGTATTTACACATGATAGCATCGCGGTTGGTGAGGACGGTCCTACACATGAGCCTGTTGAACAGCTTGCTGGATTGCGTGCAATGCCAAATCTTTCTGTAATCCGTCCAGCAGACGGAAACGAGACAGCTGCAGCATGGAAGCTTTCTTTAGAATCTACTGACAAACCAACAGCATTAGTTTTGACTCGTCAAAACTTGCCAACTATTAAAGGAACTGACACTAACGCATACGAAGGCGTTTCTAAAGGTGCATATGTAATCTCACCTGCAAGTAAAGAAACTCCTGATGCACTTCTTTTAGCAGCTGGATCAGAGGTTGGCCTAGCAGTTGAAGCACAAAAAGCATTAGAAACAGAAGGAATCTCTGTATCAGTTGTCAGCATGCCATCATGGGATCGCTTCGAACAACAGTCAGCTGAATACAAAAACAGCGTTATTCCAAAATCAGTGAAAAAACGTCTTGCACTTGAGATGGGTAGCTCACTTGGATGGCATCGATATGCTGGAGATGAAGGTGAAGTATTAGGAATTGATACTTTCGGCGCTTCTGCACCAGGAAACAAAATCTTGGAAGAGTATGGCTTCACAGTAAGCAATGTAGTTGCACGCTTGAAAGCTGTGTTGGATAACAACTAA
- a CDS encoding YneF family protein, protein MLWLYILIGVLALIAGLAIGFFIARRYMMTYLKNNPPINEQMLKMMMMQMGMKPSQKKINQMMAAMNKQQGK, encoded by the coding sequence ATGCTATGGCTTTATATTCTAATTGGTGTTTTGGCATTGATTGCTGGACTAGCTATTGGGTTCTTCATCGCACGTAGATACATGATGACTTACTTGAAGAACAACCCACCAATTAACGAGCAAATGCTTAAAATGATGATGATGCAAATGGGAATGAAACCATCCCAAAAGAAAATCAATCAAATGATGGCTGCTATGAACAAACAACAAGGCAAATAA
- a CDS encoding helix-turn-helix domain-containing protein — MTKRVKSNLKKIIDSKGITLRQLEAMTLFPGDEKPRVKFETIRRLYHDTTMQYQRDSIGILCEVLKVELSELLVLIDKEETPAEN; from the coding sequence ATGACAAAGAGAGTTAAATCTAATCTCAAAAAAATAATTGATTCTAAAGGAATTACGCTAAGACAACTTGAAGCAATGACTTTGTTCCCTGGCGATGAAAAACCCAGAGTTAAATTTGAAACAATTAGAAGGCTATACCATGACACAACAATGCAATATCAAAGAGACTCCATAGGGATATTGTGTGAAGTCCTGAAGGTTGAATTATCTGAGTTGCTTGTACTAATTGATAAAGAAGAAACTCCAGCAGAGAATTAG
- a CDS encoding DUF896 domain-containing protein, which produces MITNEQLNRINELAKKKKEQGLTETEAKEQTKLRAEYLKSFRSSMLNTLENVKIYDPNGDDVTPQKIKDIQEKKKLH; this is translated from the coding sequence ATGATAACAAATGAACAGCTTAATCGTATAAATGAATTAGCAAAGAAGAAAAAAGAACAAGGTTTAACGGAAACGGAAGCAAAAGAACAAACAAAATTACGTGCAGAATATTTAAAGTCATTCCGTTCTTCCATGTTAAACACACTTGAAAATGTTAAGATTTATGATCCAAATGGGGACGATGTTACTCCTCAAAAAATTAAGGACATTCAAGAAAAGAAAAAGCTTCATTAA
- a CDS encoding tyrosine-type recombinase/integrase — translation MEFEDVLNEYLYHCEAKGFTPKTMKNKRQEYKQLKQYLNEKRGIDQLENITVFDLKSYVRLKQKDGLKPQSIVSMFKMVSAFFSWCEKEGYIKENIAKKVDTPKVPKKLIQGFSVAEVQAMIDAYSYKNYLETRNKAIVAMLADCGLRSIEIRGLLSKNVNGITILVNGKGNKERNVFISPALKRILIKYERFKREYFQDKLSSDHYFLSYTGTSLSHVALDNIIKEAGRRAKIKNESVRVSPHTLRHFFAVQTLTKGNLDLHSLSLLLGHSEVSTTQRYLASMSHEQLQIKAISSSPLMNMR, via the coding sequence TTGGAATTTGAAGATGTATTAAACGAGTATTTATATCATTGTGAAGCAAAGGGTTTTACTCCTAAAACCATGAAAAATAAACGTCAAGAGTACAAACAACTAAAACAGTACCTAAATGAAAAGCGTGGAATTGATCAATTAGAAAACATAACAGTATTTGATTTAAAGTCATATGTACGATTAAAACAGAAGGATGGATTAAAGCCACAGAGTATAGTGTCTATGTTTAAAATGGTCTCAGCTTTCTTTAGTTGGTGTGAAAAAGAAGGGTACATAAAGGAGAACATAGCGAAGAAAGTCGATACTCCTAAAGTGCCTAAAAAGTTAATACAAGGATTTTCTGTAGCTGAAGTTCAAGCAATGATCGATGCTTATAGCTATAAGAACTATCTCGAAACGAGAAATAAGGCAATAGTGGCTATGCTTGCAGATTGTGGTTTGAGATCAATCGAGATACGTGGATTATTAAGCAAAAATGTAAATGGTATTACTATTTTGGTCAATGGAAAAGGGAATAAAGAGAGAAATGTTTTCATATCACCAGCACTGAAAAGGATTTTAATTAAGTACGAAAGGTTTAAACGGGAATATTTCCAGGATAAGTTGTCATCAGATCATTATTTTTTATCATACACAGGGACAAGCCTTTCTCATGTAGCTTTAGATAACATCATAAAAGAAGCTGGTAGACGAGCGAAAATAAAAAATGAAAGTGTAAGAGTTAGTCCACATACTTTAAGACATTTCTTCGCTGTTCAAACTCTGACAAAAGGTAATCTTGATCTTCATTCATTAAGTTTGCTGCTTGGTCACAGTGAAGTATCAACTACACAACGTTATTTAGCTTCAATGAGTCATGAGCAATTACAAATTAAAGCTATATCAAGTAGCCCGTTAATGAATATGAGATAA
- the sirA gene encoding sporulation inhibitor of replication protein SirA, with the protein MRKYYLYLIKEDIAADYHGKERMFYKLFSEHTKTDDSLLKVETEKQIDFITLPISVWKIQKLLFNDLQKIKSFKQQDNHTYYIENGNLSSAQLSLTSKYIIIEAEGYYDAESIFFEILRKNEPSFLAIDIENARFGWLKPIKERNLI; encoded by the coding sequence ATGAGAAAATATTATTTGTATTTAATAAAAGAGGATATTGCTGCAGATTATCATGGGAAAGAAAGAATGTTTTACAAATTATTTTCTGAGCATACTAAAACAGACGATTCCTTGCTTAAAGTGGAGACAGAAAAACAAATAGACTTTATCACACTTCCTATATCAGTTTGGAAAATTCAAAAGCTGCTTTTTAACGATTTACAGAAAATTAAAAGCTTTAAGCAGCAGGACAACCATACTTATTACATAGAAAATGGAAACTTAAGCAGTGCCCAGTTGAGCTTAACGTCAAAATACATAATAATTGAAGCAGAAGGGTATTATGATGCTGAGTCAATTTTCTTTGAAATATTAAGGAAAAACGAACCGTCCTTTTTGGCGATAGACATCGAAAATGCGCGATTTGGATGGCTAAAGCCAATAAAAGAAAGAAATTTGATATGA